The DNA window CGTTGAATTGTCATGAGAGATCATCCCTAAATCGCGCGAACTACGGAGCGTAGAGTTGGCGAATCCCCTTGCAGACGAGCAGGATTTCTTGCCCCAATGCAATCAATGGTACCGGGCGGCTATGATGCGTCAATGTTGCTGCTTGCCGATATCGCGTGATGAAGAGCTGTGAATTGTGGCAGGCGTTGAATGGCGGTCGGCAACGCGGTGTGCGTGCAGGCAGCGAACCCGCAGAGCAAAGGTGCCGCAATCGAGGGGCGGACCGACCGATTACAGACAGGCGTCAGGCAAAAACGGTCGAGACGGCGGTTGAAATAATGGCAGCGACCGGACTCGAACCGGTGACCCGAGGCTTATGAATCCTCTGCTCTACCAACTGAGCTACGCTGCCGAGCGGGGCGGAGAATGTACCAATTCTACGCGGGCTGACAAGTGACGGGAAAGAAACGCCGAATGCTGAATGCCGAATACTGAATCCAGACCTGCCTTCATTCATCCTTCCGCATTCATCCTTCCGCATTTCCCTTCAGATCGGCTTGGACCAGTCCGGCGGCAGGATCAGCACCGGGATCTTGGTGTTCTTCAGCAGTTCCACGGGCACGTTTCCGGCCAGCAGGCGGGCGAAGACGTTTTTGCCGGTCAACCCCAGCACGATCATGGTGGCTTCGCGCTCCAGCGCGGTGTTCAGAATCGCCCGGGCGATGTCGTCGCTGAACATCAGCAAGTCCTGAACCTGCAACCCCTTGGCGTGCAGCTCTTCCCGCATGAAGCGGATCGCCTGTTCCCCCTCGGCCTGCTCCTGTTCGCGCATCTGTCCGCCACTGGGGCGCGATACGTGGACGACCAGTACTTCGGCATTGAGCCGTTTGGCCAGGTCGCCCACCGAGTCGATCACTCGTTGGGCGGCGTAGGGGCTTGAGATCGCGATCAAGATTCGGCTCATCGTTCAATACCTGTGTCGGTCGGGCGCTCGCCCCGAGTCGCCCCCTTCACATCCTTCTACGGCAGCATCATGCCAATCCTGCGTCCAACATCAATGACCGGAGTACCCGCAATGCGTTACCGCGATGACTGAGGGCGTGTTTCTGGTCTGACGGCAGCTCGGCCGTCGTCAGGCCAAGCCCGGGGACCAGGAACAGGGGATCATATCCGAATCCGTTCGTCCCGCGCGGGCTGCGGAGAATCGTTCCCTCCACCGTCCCGCGCGCCGACAGCACAATTTTGCCGGACGGATCGGACAACGCCAGCTCGCACACGAATCGCCCGGTCCGGCGATCGTCGGGGACGGCGTCGAGCTGACGCAACAGCAGGGCGTTGTTGTCGGCGTCGCCTTTGCCGGCCTTGTTCATCTCGGCCCAGCGGGCGCTGTGAACGCCGGGCTTGCCGCCCAGCGCATCGACTTCAAGCCCGCTGTCGTCGGCCAAGGCCCAGGTGTCGAATTGCCGGGCGTAGTCGGATGCCTTGAGGCAGGCATTGTCGTGAAAGGTTTCGCCGGTTTCATCGACCGCGATTGCGTTCGGATGGCTCGACAGGTCGTCCCAGGTCAGGCTTTCGCTCGCGAGCATCTGCCGGAACTCTTTGACCTTATGTGCGTTGCCGGTGGCGATGAGGATGCGTTTGGGAGGCGACATGACGGGGCAAGAATAAGGATGAAGTCCGAAAGCGGAAGGACGAAAAGGGAACGATTTCGCGTTCGCTTCGATCCGTGCCTGCCCGTGCTGCGGTCTACTTTCTGTTCGGGCCGGTGGGGTTGACCATGGATGGTCCCTGCGTCCGGCCCCAGCCGCCCACCCGATCGGTCGTGACGGGGGTTGTTGACTGCATGTTTTCGAACCGGCCATTTCCCTTGGCTCGGGGGATTTCGACCAGGAACGACGGGTCCTGGTACTCCTTATTGTTCTCTCCGCGTTTCACCCCGATCTCGTAGTTCACCGCGTGCGCCGGGAACCGTTGCATCATGCGAAGCATGTCGGAGTTCTGGATTTCGAGCTTCGGCGCGACCGAGACCGCCTGCTTGCCGTCGATCCGCCGGGCTTCCAGGTCTTCCGAGATCGGAATGCTGGAGACGACCAGTGGCGTGCCGGCGGTGCTGTGGGCCACGTCCTTCATCTCGTCGGTGCGGTTTTGTTCCTTCACCGCGTCGTAGGTCCACTTGCCGACCGTCACCGAGCTGACCGAGTCACCGTGGAAGTAGTAGGCTTCGACGCCCTTGGCCCGCAGATCGGCGACGGCCTGGACGGCGGCTTCCTTGCGAAGCTGATGCCCGCGGAACGCCATGATCTGCAACGACCAGAACGCCCGCTTGGGGTCCACCGGGTTTTTCTCGCGGTCGACGTTGAAGAGGTTCCATTCCGGCGGGGCGGTGGGATCGGGGGCGTCGAGGGCGACGAAAAGGCTGCGCTCGAAAGGCTTGCTGCCGTCCCGTGACTTGCGTTCCCGCACGAATTGCATGTCGCCGTGGGCCCGCTGCACTTCGGCGGCGTTGTCTTTGTCGCCGGGCTCGACGGATTTGTAGTAACCGAAGTAGAGGTTGCTCGCGTCCTGGCCGTGGATAACGTACCAGTCGGACCGGCCGCTGGTGGTGTTGAGCCGGTCGCGAAGGGCCTGGGCGTCCACGACGTGGGTCGGTCCAACGACGGCATAGCAGAAGACGGTCCAGCGGGCACCGGGCGGGATATTGGGAATGGTCTGGACGACGGGCTGCGCCTGCCCGCCCGAGGCCGACTTGGCGCCGGCCGGTGTCGCCGCGCCCTGGGCCGCCGCGCCGACCGGCGCGTTGCTGGGCATAAGCGGCTGTTTTGTGAGTTGAGCGGTCGCCCCCGCGTCCGGCTGGGCGGCCTGCTTGGCCGTCTCGTTGCACCCGAGGATCTGCCCCAGAAGCAGTACGGTCGCCATCATGAAAATGGACGGACCGGCGAGTTGCGATGCGGATGAGCGGCGGGCAGTTGGCATGGGGAACAACTCCAACGGACGTTCGGACAAGAGGACGTTTTGGCGTCCCAGCGGCGACCCGGCAGTCTACCAGAACAACCCGATCCGCCGAAGGATAAGTTGTCACGTCCGATAGGTGTTCCCCGGTGCTGAGGCATGTTGTCATGCGGGTGGGCCACGCGCCCAATCCTCTCGGTTAGGGGTGCTCCTTAGCCCCGTCTTGCTGGTCGCAATTGCTCGCGTTGCCGATTTGTCTGCTTTACCCAACACGCGCCAACCGCCAGAGTAGGTACGGAGCACCGTTGGCGCAATGCAAGGTTTCGCCAGTGGTAACATCCGCCGGACGTGAATCGTTAGGATGCCGAGCCAGACGGGGCAATCGGCCGGGGCGGTCCCGGGCCGGTGTATCGACCCAGCGGAAGTTTCTTTCCCCCGAGCGCAACGATGCTTAGGACGGACGGCACAGGTTCAACCGCGACAGACCCGAGAGGGTCGGCGGGTGGACCGGAGAGCCAAGTCTCGCCGGCGACACCGGTAACACCGTCCGTTGGTACGGATCACTTGGCGGAGGATGCGGCCGAACGATCGCGCGAAGACCTGATTCTGCTCCGCCGGGCTGCCGGTGGGGACGGAAAGGCGTTCGCTGATCTGGTCGAACGCCACGCCAAAAGCATGTATCGACTGGCGTATATGCTTCTGGGAAGCAACGCCGACGCCGAGGACGTCGTCCAGGAAACCTGGACCGGCGTCTATAAAGCGCTCAAGCGGTTCGAAGGACGGTCGAGCGTTCGGACCTGGCTGATGCGGATCCTCTCCACGCAGGTCGCCCTTTGGCGACGCAAAAAGCGGAGCGGGATCAACCGCGTCGGCGATATGAGGCTGGGCGTTCTGTCGCTCGACGATGCCCCAGGTGCCGAGGCCGATGCACTGCCCCGGCCGGAACAGTCGGCCAACCGAAGCAGCGACTGGCAGGCCGACCTGGAAGTGGCGCTGGACAAGCTGAGCCTCGACCATAGGGAAGTCATCGTGCTTCGCGAGGTCGAAGGGTTCAGTTACGATGAGATCGCCGACTCGCTCAAGGTGCCGCGGGGCACGGTCGAATCCCGGCTGCACCGGGCGAGGAGTGAGCTCCGCAAGCATCTGAAGGCGTATGAGCCTTGAGATCGGGTGCAGGCGACGGTGTGAATGGCAAACTGAATGACGAATGACGACATTCGAATGACGAATGAAGTTCCAATGAATCAAGCTCCGGCGTTCGAAATCGGTTGAGGTTTCGGGCGTTAGAGAACAATCGGCCGGTGAGCGGCGTTTGTGTGACGTGCGGCAGGGCTGGAAACGGAAATCTGAGATCTGAGATCTGAGATCGGCGTTTCAAATCGCTCGGTCTCGCCCCCGGCCTTTCCGCCGTCGACTGTGAGAGAAACCATGGCCTGCGAACAACTCCATCTTGTCGGTGCGCTGGTGGACGGCGAATTGCCGGCCGCACAAACCGAGGCCGTGTCGCGCCATGTCGCGGCGTGCCCCGACTGCTCGGCGGAGATGGACGAACTGCGCGCCATGAGCCGTCTGGTGTCGGCCGCCCGCAACAGCAACATCGGCCTGATGCCCGACGACGCAATGGCCCGCCTTCGCACCCACGTGCAGGGCCTGGTCGAATCGGCCGACATCGGGCTGGTCTGGATGGCCCGCGTGTTCAGCGGCGTCGCCGCCAGCGTTTTGATCGCCGGCATCTGGCTGTTGAACCAGCCGGTCGAAAGGCCCGTGACGCAGGCGTCGCTGGTCCGCGACCAGGTGGTGATCACCAACGCGATGGCGGTGCTGTCGCGTGATCCTGCCCCGGCCACCGCCCCCAGCGCCCCCGACGTTCGCTCCCCCGAATCGATCCTGGATGACCTGGCCGGCACGAATCTGTCGTCGGCCGCCCACGTGACGGAGACGGAACTGCCATGAGCCGGCCCGCCCGTGGAAAACTTCTGCTGGTTATGTCCTTCGTGCTGACGCTCTGCGCCGGCATCGTGGTGGGCATGGGCCTCAACAAGCAGGTCATCGGGCAGCCGGTGGTCATCACCCAGGCTGTCGCCACCCAGCCGGCGTCGGCGCCGAACCCGGGATCCTGGTTCGTCAAGGAACTGAATCTGACGTCCGAGCAGAGCGAGCAGATGAAGTCCATCTGGTCGGCGGCAATGGAAGGGACCGGGCGGGTGCTGTTCGACCAGCGTCGCACGCTGTACCACGAGCGCGACAAGGCGATCGAGGCGATCTACACCGACGAGCAGCGGTCCGAGCGCGAACGGCTGAAGAAGGAATACGAATCCAAGCTCGCCGAGAACAGCAAGGAACGCGAAAAGCTCGTGCAGGCGGCGGTCGAGAAGACCAAGGCGATGCTGACCGAGCCGCAGCGAATCAAATACGAACAGATGCTCCGAGACCGTGCCGACCGCGATCGTCATCGCGGCCCGCCCACCCGTTCCAGCACTCAGCCGTCCGAGCGCCCACCCGGCCCACCGCCTTCTTTCGGTCCGCCGGGGTTCCCCGGTCGGCGTGGTGTTGACGACGGCCGAGGTGGCGAGCCGCGCGGCGGTAAGCCGGACGGGGGCCAACCGGAATTGCGGCTCTGAACCGACACAAGGCAACGTCACGACAACTGTAAGAACAGTGCGTCAGCGGCGTTCCGGGCACTTCATTCGTGAAGAATTTTACAACACGATCGATCGAACAACCCTTTCGCGGAGGCAACGCCATGTCGCTGCTCAACTCACGTTTGCTCAAGACAACCCTTCCCGTCCTGGCCGCGGCCGTTTTTGCCGTGCCGGCGATGGGCCAGGCCCAGCCCGCCCAGCCGGGGCAGCCCGGCCAGCCCGGGCAGCGGGGTACCGGCGGCGGCAATGGCGGCGGGACCGACGCCGAGCGTCAGGCCCGCTTCGACCAGTTCCGTCAGCAGATGGACACCCGCATGAAGGAGGTCCTCCGCGCCAGCGACGAGGAATACGCCGTCCTCAAGCCGCGCATCGAGAAGATTCAGTCGCTGCAGCGCGCCAATGACACCCGCCGCTCGGGCTACGGCATGCTGATGAGCGGTGCCTCGAACTGGCGCACCCGCGGCAGCACGCCCGGCGACGGTCAGCGCCAGCCCAATACCACTGAAAATGCCGACCCGAACCAGCAGCGCCGCAGCCCGTTCGGCGACACGCCCACCACGCCGGTGACCGTCAAGACACAGGAGATGCAGGCGGTCCTTGAAGCCAAGGACGCCGGCAACGACACGCTCAAGGCCAAGCTCGCCGAGCTTCGCGCCGCCCGTCAGACGGCCAGGCAGGAGATGACCGCTCTTCAGGAAGAACTGCGTCAGCTCTGCTCGGTCCGCCAGGAATCGGTGCTGGTCATGCTCGGACTGCTGGAGTAGGGTCCGCCTTGGCGGACGCGCCGGTTAAGGCCGCAAGTGCTGAGATGAAAGTGCTGAGTGCTGAGTAAAAGCACCCTTTGCGCCTTCACTCAGCACTCAGCACTTTCATCTCAGCACTCTTTGTCCGAAGGACAAACCTTGCAAGACATTCTGACCACGCTCACACGCCAGTCGCTGCTCGACGAAGACGCCGCGCAAGTCGCGCGGGAGCAACTCGCCGGCGGCGCGTCGCTCGATGACGCCCTCGACGTAGCGATTCATGGTGTCGACGGCGAAGCCAACGGGCAGGGCGTGGCGGCGGAGGAAAAGGTCCTCCGTTACCTCGCCGAGCAGTTCGGCCTGGCCTACGTCGAACTGGAAAACGTCAACCCGCCGCGCGAACTGCTGGCCAAGTTTCCGGCCCGCATCCTGCTCAATCACAAGCTGCTGCCGCTGGAGCAGACGCCCGATGGCGTGATCGTCGCGACCTGCCGGGTCTTCGACTCCGGCCCGCTGGACGAACTGCGCCTCGCGACCGGCCTGGAACTGCGGGCGGCGATCGCGCCGTCGCGCGAAATCGACCGCGCCGCCAAGCGCGTGCTCGGCGTCGGTGCCGACACGCTCCAGTCGATGGGCGCCGATGACGACGACGTCAAGGTCATCGAGACCAACGACGACGACCTCGACCTCAACGCCACCGCGGCGGCGCAGGATTCGTCGATCATCAAGTTCGTCAACCAGATCATGGCCGAGGCGCTGGAAGTGCGGGCGACCGACGTTCACGTCGAGCCGTTCGAAAACCAGCTCCGCATTCGCTACCGCGTGGACGGCGTACTGATCGAAGCGCCCATCCCGTCGAAGATCCGCAAGTATCACGCGGCGATCGTCAGCCGTCTTAAAATCCTGTCGCACTTGGACATCGCCGAGAAGCGCCTGCCGCAGGACGGCCGCATCCGCCTGCGGGTCGCGGGGCGTGAAATCGACCTTCGCGTGTCGGTCATTCCGATGATCCACGGCGAAGCGGTGGTGCTGCGTATCCTCGACCGCGGCGACACGGTGCTGGGCCTGGAAGCACTGGGCATGAGCGCCCGCGACAGCAACATCTGGACGAAAGTCCTCGACCTGCCGCATGGCATCATCCTGGTGACCGGCCCGACCGGCAGCGGCAAGACGACGACGCTGTACGCCGCGTTGTCGAAGATCAACCAGACCGACCTGAAGATCATCACGATCGAAGACCCGGTCGAGTATCAGCTCCGCGGCATCAACCAGATCCAGGTCAACACCAAGGCCAACCTGAGCTTCGGCGCCGGCCTGCGTGCGATCCTGCGTCACGACCCCGACGTCGTGCTGATCGGCGAAATTCGAGACCGCGAGACGGCCGAAATTGCCGTGCAGGCGTCGCTCACCGGCCACCTGGTGTTCAGCACGCTGCACACGAACGACGCTCCTGGTGCCACCTCACGACTGATCGACATGGGCGTCGAGCCTTACCTGGTGGCGAGTTCGGTCGAAATGATCGCAGCCCAGCGCCTGGTTCGACTGATCTGCAAGCACTGCCGCGAAGAGATCCCACAGGACGAAGTCGAGCGCATGACCGAAGGGCTCGACGATGTTCCGCGGGTGCTGTACCGCGGCCGCGGCTGCCGCAACTGTCAGAACACGGGGTATCGCGGCCGGCAGAGCGTTTTTGAAATGATGCCGGTGACGGACGAAATACGAAGCCTGATCCTGACCCGTTCGAGCAGCCGCGTGATCCGCAAAGTGGCGATCGAGCAGGGTATGAAGAGCCTGCGTCAGGACGGCTGGCGGTTGGTTGCCGCGGGCCGCACAACCGTGGACGAGGTGATCCGTATGACGAAGGACGAGAACCAGGCCGTTGGCATGGAGAAGGTGGCGAGTACTGGTGACCGAGTGATCGACTAGCCGTTGGAATGACGAATGACGAGATGCGAATGACGAGTGAAACCTCAATAACGGAAGCTTCAATCGTCGACACGTGCGGGAGTTTATTCATGCGAGTTTGAGACTTGAGTAACTGAGATTCGTCATTCATTCGCCATTCGAGTTTCGACCTTCGTAATTGCCCCTTATTTCCCATGGCCACTTTCGCATACACAGCCATCAGCCGCGACGGGAAGCGTACCGCTGGTACGCTTAGCGCCGACAGCCGCGCCTCGGCGATCACGCAGGTGACGCGGCAGGGGCTGCATCCGCTGAAGATCGACGAAACGCGCAACGGCGCATCGGTGCCGGTCGCGGCACCGGCGAAGCGCGTCACGCCGCCGCCGGGCAAGAAGGGCGCTTCCAAGGACGTCGCCCCGGCCAAAGCGCCGGACGGCAAGGCATCGGCGGATGCTTCGCCGGGCGGCCTGTTCGCTGCCCGCATCAATCCGAATCGCGTCTCGGGAAAACTGGTCGAAGGGTTCACGCGAGAGCTGGCGAACCTGCTGGCCGGCGGTGTGTCGCTGGCGCGGGCGCTCGGACTGCTCAAGCGCGAAGCCTCCAATCCCAACGCAAAGGCGCTCTGGAACGCGATCCACGACGACGTGGTCGGCGGCACCGCGCTCGCCGACTCGATGGCGAAGTACCCCAAGGCGTTTTCAACCGTCTATATCGCGATGGTTCGGGCAGGCGAAGCCGGCGGCTTTCTCGACGTCGTCCTCCAGCAGATCGCCGATTTCCGCACCCGCGAAGCCGACCTCAAGGGCAAGGTCAAAGCCGCGATGGTCTACCCCATCGTGCTGGCCGTGCTTTCGGTGGTCGTCGTCATCTTCCTGCTGAGCTTTTTCATCCCGAAGTTCGCCCCGATCTTCGACCAGTTCGGCGGCAAGCTGCCGACGCTGACGAAAATGATCATCGCCGCGTCCGACCTGGTGAAAGGCTACGGCCCTTACCTGGCGGTCGGCGGGGTGATTGTTGGCGTGATGTACTACCGCTGGATCAAGTCCGATTCGGGCCGCCGACGGGTGGAACTGATCACACTCGCCGTCCCGGTGCTGGGACGTGTTATCGCCCATTTCGCGCTGGTACGGTTCTGCCGCATGCTGGGTACGCTGGTCGGTGCCGGCGTGCCGCTGGTGTCTTCGCTTAAGACCGCCCGCGAGGCGATCGGCAACCAGACCCTCGCCGACACCGTCAGCCATGCGATCGAACAGGTTCAGCGTGGCGAAGCGCTGTCCAAGAGCCTGGCGAACAGCCCGCTGTTTCCCGCGTCGGTGGTCGAGACGATCGCCGTCGCCGAAGAGACCGGAAGGCTCGACAAGGAACTGGTCCGCGTCGCCACCAGTTACGAAGGCGACCTCGACCGCCAGTTGCGCATGCTTGTCGCGATCGCAGAGCCGGTCCTGCTGATCATCATGGCATCGGTGATCGGCCTGGTGGTGGTCGGTATGCTGCTGCCGGTGTTCAATATGTCGGAGTTGATCAAGTAGGGTCCGCCTTGGCGGACCGAAGCCGGAAGTCGAAAGTCAGTCGTCGGAGATTGCTGTAGGGTTCGCCTTGGCGGACCGATTATCGCTCGCAAACACCAGAGGAGAAACCAATGTCAGTGCATAGCCGTACACAAGTTCGTCGCGTTCGTCGTTCCGCGTTTACCCTGATCGAACTGCTGCTCGTGCTGGTCATCCTGGCGGTGCTGGCGGCGATCGTGGTGCCGAAGTTCACCGGCCGTACCGACGACGCCAAGATCGGCGCTGCCAAGACCACGGTGCGCACGATCGAAGGTGCGCTAGACCTGTTCGAACAGGACAACGGCCGCTACCCGACGACCGAAGAAGGCATTCGCGCCCTGATCGAAATGCCGGCGAATGTCACGAATTGGAAGGCCCCGTACTTCAAGGGCGACACCAAGGACCCCTGGGGCAACGAATACGGCTACCGCTACCCCGGTACCGTCAACACCCACGGGCCTGACGTCTTCTCGTTCGGCAAGGACGGCAAGGAAGGCGGCGGCGACGACTTGGGCAACTGGGTGACCGAGACCAAGTAATCCCCGGCGGACCGCTGTTGTAGGGTCCGCCTTGACGGACCGTTGCGCTCGCGTGACGTGTCCGCCGGAGCAGACCCTGCGAATGCACGGATCAAGTGTGCGCCGGTGCGGCCCACGCGTCCGCCAAGGCGGACCCTACGAATGCAAGTCGTCGTCAAGCAATCTCGCCGGGCCTTCACGCTGCTCGAGCTCATCCTCGTGCTGCTGGTGATGGCGATCATGGTCGCGATGGCGATCCCGGCGATGCGGGGCCTGGCGGCGGGGCGCGGGGCGGACGAGTGCGCGGGGCAGATGTTGGCGCTGGCCCACTACGCCCGCTCGCAGGCGATCGCCGAAGGCGTGAACTACCGGCTCAATATCGACCCGACGAACAAGGTGTATTACCTGACCAAGTTCTACAGCGATCCACTCGACGCAAGCGCCGCCCCGGGTTTCTACGAACTGGGCGTCGAGATGGGATCCGTCTTTCGCGCGCCCGCCGACGTGACGCTCGAATGGGACAACGCCTACGCATCGCTGCAGTTGCAGAACGCGGCGGCGACTGGGCAGATTCTGCCGGAGAAGATCGGCAGCGATGTGCCGTTCGTCGAGTTTACGCCGTCGGGCCGTACCGATGCCTGCCTGATCCGCGTCATCGACCGCGACGGCACGGTCACGCAGGTGGTCTGTCCGTCGGCGACGGAAACGATTCGAGTCATTCGGCCGGACGGAAGGATCAGGAGCTGATCATGATGAGGCACGAAGGCATGAAGGCACGCAGGCACAAGGGAGGCGCATCACCGCGCTCCCTTAGTGCCTCCGTGCCTCCGTGCCCCCGTGCCTCCTCCCGCAGTGCCTCCTCCCGCCGTGCCTCTGCTCGTCGAAACCGAGGCTTCACGCTTGTGGAAGTCCTCGCCACCATCCTGATGCTGGCGATCATCGTGCCGGTGGCGATGCAGGCGGTGAGCCTGGCGACTGGCATCTCCGGCGCGGCCCGCCACCGCGCCGAAGCCGCCGCGCTGGCCGAATCGCAACTGGCGTTCCTGATGACCAGCGGCGAGTGGCAGACCGGCACGCTGCAAGGCGACTTCGCGCAGCAGGGCTTTCCGGAGTACCAGTGGTACGCCAGCGTCGGCAACTGGACGGAAGCCAACGTGCAGCAGCTGGACGTGATGGTCCTCTGGACGACGCCCCGGCGGGGCGAGGAATCGGTTGTCGTCTCCACGCTGGTCTACCAGCTGGGAGCCGACGACAGTACCGGTGACGCGGCCGCGACAGGAGCGACGCCGTAGCGACGGCTTTGCCGTCGTGAAGTCAGAAGTCAGAAGTCGGAAAAGAAATGCGACCTGTATCGACCGCAATCTCGCCCGCCTCACACTTCGACTGTTTCGATGCGCCTTGTCCTATTCTGACTCCTGACTTCCGACTCCCGACTTCGGCGCGGCGAAGCCGCGCATTCACCCTTCTGGAACTCCTCGCCGCGATCTCCCTCGTGGCGCTGATCGGTCTTTCGCTTTTTGCCACGCTGCGGATTGCCACCCGAGCGCGGGACAGTTCCGAAGCATTGCTCGAACCGCAGCGGACTGCCGACCTGGCGTTCGAGATGATTCGTCAGGATCTGGAGAATGCCCAGCCGCCGTCGGGCGTGTTGTCGGCGACGTTCACCGGCGGCGACTTCCGCGACGGCCGCGGCCGTGACGGCGACACCGTCCGGTTCTTCACCACCAGCAAAGGCCCGCAGCACGAAAGCGGTGACGGCGACATTCGCCGGGTCGAGTACCTCTGCCTGGCGTCCGACGGCAACGACACCCAGGGCGAGTACATGCTCGTTCGCCGGGTCATTCACAACCTGCTCTCCCCGTTCGAACCGCCGGCCGACGACGAAGTCATCCTGCGCGGCATCGGTGGCTTCGATCTTCAGTTCTGGGACGGTGCCCTTGGCACTTGGGTGCCCACGTGGGAATCGGCCCAGCAGAACAACAGCGTTCCGATGGCGATCCAGGTGTCGATCGACCTCGACCGCACCCAGCTCGTCGACGGCCAGTCGCAGGTCGTCACCCGGCGGTTCGTGCGTGTCGTTCAGCTCCCGTGTGCAATTCCGGCGCAAAACACCAGCGGATTGGGGACGGGACGATGATGACGCAGCGAAGAAGCAAGATCACCACGGAGGCACGGAGACACGGAGGTGTTTCCGGTGCACCACGCTATGCCTGCGATGAGAAGAAGGCTTTTAGCTTTGAATCGCCGTCGGATCCTGTCTCGGCGGTGATCCCTCCGTGTCTCCGTGCCTCCGTGGTGACGTCTTCGTCCCGCCGTCATGGCACGATTCTGGTGATGGTGCTCTGGGGCATGATCGTCCTCACCGGCATCATCCTGGTGTTCGGGCGAACGGTGCAGGTGGAGGCGATTTCGTCGAACAACCGCGTATCGACAATCCAGACGGCCGCTATCCTGCGCGGGGCAGAGCAGTATGTGCTGTCGCTGGTCGAAAATGCCGCCGGCGATCCCACCTACGTCGTCGACGCCAGTTCCGAGGCGATGGCCGTCGGCACGAATCCCGTCGACGGTCGGCCGATGGGCTACTTCTGGATCATCAAGCCCGATACCGGCAACCCCGAGCTGACCGCGTTCGGGCTGGTGGATGAAAGCTCCAAGATCAATCTCAACAACGCCAGCCGGGAGACGCTGATGAAGCTCCCGAAGATGACCGAGGACATCGCCGACTCGATCATCGACTGGCGCGACACCGACGAGAACGTCACCAACCAGGGCGCTGAAAGCTCCTACTACTCCAACCTTCCGCAAGGCTACAACGCCAAGAACGACCGGTTCGAAGCGATCGAAGAGCTGCGACTTGTTCTTCAGCCGCGGCTGAAGGATGCGCGGCTGGTGGACGAGTTCCTCTACGGCTACGACCTCAATCATGACGGCGTCATGAGCGCCCGTGAGACCAGCGCCGGCGGGATGTCGTCGGCATTCAGCTCGGCGACGAACGACGGGCGGGGCATCGCGCCGTTCGTCACCGTTTACAGCGTCGAAGCCAACACCAACACCGGCCGGACCGACGTCAACGGCGACTCGAACCAGCTCCGCGACGCGATGCGGAAGATCTTCCAGCGCACCCGCGCCGACCAGATCGTCCAGCTCGCGACCACCGGCCCGGCCCCGCCGGGCGGTCGGCGGTTCGCCAACGTGTTCGATTTCTGTGGCAAGGGCACGATGTCCCCCCAGGAAGTCCGCCAGGCATACGACAAGCTGCACGCCAACCAGGGCCGCACCGCGACCGGGCGGGTGAACCTGAACACCGCGCCGCGCGAGGTGTTGCTGGCGATGCCCGGGCTTGAGGAACAGGACGTCGATAAGCTACTCAGCGCCCGCAATGCAGAAACCGGCACGTCACTGGCGTGGGTCTACGAGGCGATCGGCCCGCAAAAGGCGGCGGCGATCGGGTCGCTGCTGACCAACAAGAGCTACCA is part of the Humisphaera borealis genome and encodes:
- a CDS encoding universal stress protein yields the protein MSRILIAISSPYAAQRVIDSVGDLAKRLNAEVLVVHVSRPSGGQMREQEQAEGEQAIRFMREELHAKGLQVQDLLMFSDDIARAILNTALEREATMIVLGLTGKNVFARLLAGNVPVELLKNTKIPVLILPPDWSKPI
- a CDS encoding RNA polymerase sigma factor codes for the protein MLRTDGTGSTATDPRGSAGGPESQVSPATPVTPSVGTDHLAEDAAERSREDLILLRRAAGGDGKAFADLVERHAKSMYRLAYMLLGSNADAEDVVQETWTGVYKALKRFEGRSSVRTWLMRILSTQVALWRRKKRSGINRVGDMRLGVLSLDDAPGAEADALPRPEQSANRSSDWQADLEVALDKLSLDHREVIVLREVEGFSYDEIADSLKVPRGTVESRLHRARSELRKHLKAYEP
- a CDS encoding type II secretion system F family protein; amino-acid sequence: MATFAYTAISRDGKRTAGTLSADSRASAITQVTRQGLHPLKIDETRNGASVPVAAPAKRVTPPPGKKGASKDVAPAKAPDGKASADASPGGLFAARINPNRVSGKLVEGFTRELANLLAGGVSLARALGLLKREASNPNAKALWNAIHDDVVGGTALADSMAKYPKAFSTVYIAMVRAGEAGGFLDVVLQQIADFRTREADLKGKVKAAMVYPIVLAVLSVVVVIFLLSFFIPKFAPIFDQFGGKLPTLTKMIIAASDLVKGYGPYLAVGGVIVGVMYYRWIKSDSGRRRVELITLAVPVLGRVIAHFALVRFCRMLGTLVGAGVPLVSSLKTAREAIGNQTLADTVSHAIEQVQRGEALSKSLANSPLFPASVVETIAVAEETGRLDKELVRVATSYEGDLDRQLRMLVAIAEPVLLIIMASVIGLVVVGMLLPVFNMSELIK
- a CDS encoding GspE/PulE family protein, with translation MQDILTTLTRQSLLDEDAAQVAREQLAGGASLDDALDVAIHGVDGEANGQGVAAEEKVLRYLAEQFGLAYVELENVNPPRELLAKFPARILLNHKLLPLEQTPDGVIVATCRVFDSGPLDELRLATGLELRAAIAPSREIDRAAKRVLGVGADTLQSMGADDDDVKVIETNDDDLDLNATAAAQDSSIIKFVNQIMAEALEVRATDVHVEPFENQLRIRYRVDGVLIEAPIPSKIRKYHAAIVSRLKILSHLDIAEKRLPQDGRIRLRVAGREIDLRVSVIPMIHGEAVVLRILDRGDTVLGLEALGMSARDSNIWTKVLDLPHGIILVTGPTGSGKTTTLYAALSKINQTDLKIITIEDPVEYQLRGINQIQVNTKANLSFGAGLRAILRHDPDVVLIGEIRDRETAEIAVQASLTGHLVFSTLHTNDAPGATSRLIDMGVEPYLVASSVEMIAAQRLVRLICKHCREEIPQDEVERMTEGLDDVPRVLYRGRGCRNCQNTGYRGRQSVFEMMPVTDEIRSLILTRSSSRVIRKVAIEQGMKSLRQDGWRLVAAGRTTVDEVIRMTKDENQAVGMEKVASTGDRVID
- a CDS encoding anti-sigma factor family protein, giving the protein MACEQLHLVGALVDGELPAAQTEAVSRHVAACPDCSAEMDELRAMSRLVSAARNSNIGLMPDDAMARLRTHVQGLVESADIGLVWMARVFSGVAASVLIAGIWLLNQPVERPVTQASLVRDQVVITNAMAVLSRDPAPATAPSAPDVRSPESILDDLAGTNLSSAAHVTETELP
- the rdgB gene encoding RdgB/HAM1 family non-canonical purine NTP pyrophosphatase, whose amino-acid sequence is MSPPKRILIATGNAHKVKEFRQMLASESLTWDDLSSHPNAIAVDETGETFHDNACLKASDYARQFDTWALADDSGLEVDALGGKPGVHSARWAEMNKAGKGDADNNALLLRQLDAVPDDRRTGRFVCELALSDPSGKIVLSARGTVEGTILRSPRGTNGFGYDPLFLVPGLGLTTAELPSDQKHALSHRGNALRVLRSLMLDAGLA
- the gspG gene encoding type II secretion system major pseudopilin GspG produces the protein MSVHSRTQVRRVRRSAFTLIELLLVLVILAVLAAIVVPKFTGRTDDAKIGAAKTTVRTIEGALDLFEQDNGRYPTTEEGIRALIEMPANVTNWKAPYFKGDTKDPWGNEYGYRYPGTVNTHGPDVFSFGKDGKEGGGDDLGNWVTETK